In Mycobacterium branderi, the DNA window GGCTGGGCCGTCGTCGCGGCGGCAATCAACGACCACCCCGGGACGGTGGCGGTGTTACCGGCCGGCAGCATGCGGCGCTTCTCGTGGTCGGGTCCGACGCCGGCGCTGGACCCGCTGCCCCGCTGGCTGCGCGCCGACGTGCTGACGACCGGCGACCTGACGATTTCCGGGGTGACCGTTGTTGGCGAGGGCACCCGGGCTCGTGGAGTGCAACAGCTGCTCTTGGCCGGAGCAGATCCCGCCGCGCTGAACCGCGCCGGGGTGGCGTGGCTGGTCGTGGAACGGGGAACGCCCGGCGAGATGGGCTCTGCGGCAAGGGTTCTCGGGCGACTACCCGCGCTCTATCGCGGCCCGGACCTCGAGTTGTATCGAGTCGGCGGGGAGAGTGTCGGTGCGCCCGCCAGTCGGCGGTCGACCGTGTTGGTCGCGCATTTCGTGTGGCTTGCGATGCTTGCCGTCGGCGCGATCGGCATAGGGGTGGCCTGCAGGCGTCGTAATCAGTGACAGCAACAACGAGGATGGGCGAGCATGAGCTTGTCGAAGGACGACGTGCGCCGGGTTGTCGATGTCTACCTGCGCGCATGGATGGCCCAGGATCCCGACCTGATCGTCACCATCTTCACCCCGACCGCCACCTATCATGAGCGTGTACTCGAGGAGCCGATCCGCGGTGTAGCCGGTATCCGCGACTATTGGAGGACCAAAGTCGTTGCGGAACAGGCGAATATCGAGGCCGACTTGCTCAACCTCTACCTCGACGGGACGACAGCCGTAGCCGAGTGGGAAGCCCGGTTCGACGACGTCGTCCAAGGCCACCGCAAACTGATGCGCGAGGTCGCCATCCTGGAATTCGACGGCGATCGGATCGCCAGTCTGCGCGAGTACTGGGCATCCGAACGCGTCGACTAAGTGTCGTCGGGATCCCAGCTGCTGGGCATCATCGGCATGGTCGGCCCGCCGGTCGAATCGCCGGCCAACGTGGTCAACCCCGCCGCTTGCCCGGCACTGGTCTTCTGCGCGGTACCGGCGAACCCCAGCGTTCCCGCACCCTGATCCGAGGCTGTCACGTCGGGCTCCAGATCCATGTATTCGTAACCCCTGCCCAGTTGCTTCACCATGGTTCGGCGCCTGCGCTGGCGCGCCTCTTCCCGCGCCGCCGCCGCGGCCGCAGCGGCGGACGAGTCAGGCTCAGACGCCTTCATTTTGGCGCCGGCGCGGACGCTCATCGGCGCGCCGGTCCCCACCCCGGGCGGACCCACCACATACGGGTAGGCGAAACCCGCCCCGCCGGGCGGAGGCGGTGCCGGCGGGGCGGTGGTCGCGACGGTGCTCGCCGCGGGCGCGGTCGCGGGTGCCGGGGACACGGTCGGGGCGGCGACGGGCGAAGGCGCGGGTGCGGGCGCAACTCCGGCGACCGGCGGGATGTCGGCCGGCGCCGGGGCCGCCACCGCCTCCGGAAGGGCGGGCGCCGAGACGGAAGCGGATTGCGACATGCCGGCCAGCCCGGCCAGGCCCGCCGCACCCGCGATAGGCATGGCGGGTGCGATCAAGCCGAACGAGAGCTCCGATAGTTGCGTCAGCTGCGGGGCGAACGTGAGATACACCTCGCCTCCCCAGCGCGGAATCCAATACGTGAAAATCTGATAGAGCACCTGGGCGTTGGTCGGATTTGGATTCGTCAGCTCATTCCAGATAGCGGAGCCGATCTTGTCCAACCGCTCCGTCCACCAACTCGGATCGGTGGGGCCCGGCCCCTCGTCTTGGCTTCCGCCGGAGTTGCCGTTGCTGTTGGATTTCTGGATTTCCGGCGCAGGGTCGGTTTGCGGCGTCGACGCCACCGCAGTACTGGTCACCGCATGATATGTCGTCATCGTGGTGGCCGCCTGCACCCACATCCGCGCATAGTCGGCCTCGTTGAGCGCGATCGGGATGGTGTTGATCCCAAAGAAATTCGTCGCCACCAACACCGCATGCATGGCGTGGTTGGCAGCCAGCTCGCCCAGTGTCGGCATGGCCGCCAGCGCGGTGGTGTAGGCGGCCGCCACCGTCTCATGCTGGGCGGCCGTCGCCGCACTGTTCGCGCTGGTCTGCATCAGCCACGCCAGATACGGAACATGCGCGGCCACATACGCTTCCGCGCTGGGGCCCTGCCATGCCCCGGTCTGCACCGCCGCCAACAGCGAGCTGAGTTCGGTGGCCGCCGACTCGTATTCGACGCTCAACGAATTCCACACGCCAGCGGCTGCCAGTAACGACTCCGGCCCCGGTCCGCTGCTCAGCAGCGCCGAATGCACCTCCGGCGGCGACGCCATCCAGATCGGCGCGGTCATCGTCGAACACTCACAGGCAGCCTCCCGGGGTAATTCTTCCGCCGGGCGAGTACTTGCGCAATAAAGAACTGCGGATGATTTCGGCTTATTGTGTCCGCTTTTTCGGACTGTTGGTCTCGATTTCTACGCGAAAGCGCTTTCAGTCGTCGAGTAGCCGGACGAGGAATCCGGTCGTGACCAATGTGCGGGCCAGCGCCATCTGCTGCTCCGCGCTCAATCCGGGCAGCTCGCGAACCCGAAATGGCTCGGTGCTCTTCGACATGAACTGCATCGCGGCTTCGTGTTCGGGGCCCACCTTTATCAGCAGTTGCGCAAACTGCAGGCCAACACCACCGTCATCGGCCACCACCCGCGAATAAAGCGGCTGATACTTGACAACCAGCGAGTCTCCGTCGATTCCAACGGCGTTCGAGATCTGTCCGACCGGTGGGCAGCGGCCACGCCGGGCCAGAACCTCCTCCATTGCCCCGAGACCTTCTTCGACGACCTCGGGGTCCTCGACGGTTCTGAGGATGTCGCGTACGACGTCAACCAGACTCGCGCGCACGCCGGCGTCGTCCAGGTACCGCGCCGGCAGACGGGCGTGAACGCCGTCGTCGCGAAGACTCAGCGCATGCAGCAGGTGGGTCATGAGGGTCAGCACGGTGGGCGCGTGAATTCCCACGGTCAAATGCACGGACGGCTCCGACTGCGTCTCAGCCCCGTGAACCCGGCCGCGCGGCAGGTACAGCACGTCGCCGGCTTCCAGGCGCAACTCGGTCGGCGACGAGAGTTCGGGCGTGACAACCGAATCCGGGCGGTGCATCTCGTGCGGCGGGACCACTGCATCGGTGGACAGGTACCACACCTTGGACCCCTGGATCTGAAGTATCAACACGTCGTGAGGGTCGTAGTGAGGAACGAAGCCGGCTGACCCGGGCGGCGTGATGTAGCCGTTGACCCGCGTCGGGAAATTCAGATCGACCTCGATGGCATGCGACAACGACCCGATCGCACGCACGTACTCCTCAAGCCGGTTGAGGACGACCGTGTAGCCGTCGTCAAAGTCCTTGCGGACGCGCGTCAGATCGAGGCTGCCGTCCGCAAGCCGGTAGCTGGCAGGATCCTTGTCCTCGCCCCGCCGGACCAGCCGCACCCCGGATGGCTCTGGCCGGACATACTCCAGAAGTTCGTCGATTACCGACGGCCCCTGCAGGAGGCGCTCGAAGTAGCCTGCGTTGCATCGCTTGACGTGGTAGTGCGTCGTCGCCC includes these proteins:
- a CDS encoding nuclear transport factor 2 family protein → MSLSKDDVRRVVDVYLRAWMAQDPDLIVTIFTPTATYHERVLEEPIRGVAGIRDYWRTKVVAEQANIEADLLNLYLDGTTAVAEWEARFDDVVQGHRKLMREVAILEFDGDRIASLREYWASERVD
- a CDS encoding PPE family protein, with amino-acid sequence MTAPIWMASPPEVHSALLSSGPGPESLLAAAGVWNSLSVEYESAATELSSLLAAVQTGAWQGPSAEAYVAAHVPYLAWLMQTSANSAATAAQHETVAAAYTTALAAMPTLGELAANHAMHAVLVATNFFGINTIPIALNEADYARMWVQAATTMTTYHAVTSTAVASTPQTDPAPEIQKSNSNGNSGGSQDEGPGPTDPSWWTERLDKIGSAIWNELTNPNPTNAQVLYQIFTYWIPRWGGEVYLTFAPQLTQLSELSFGLIAPAMPIAGAAGLAGLAGMSQSASVSAPALPEAVAAPAPADIPPVAGVAPAPAPSPVAAPTVSPAPATAPAASTVATTAPPAPPPPGGAGFAYPYVVGPPGVGTGAPMSVRAGAKMKASEPDSSAAAAAAAAREEARQRRRRTMVKQLGRGYEYMDLEPDVTASDQGAGTLGFAGTAQKTSAGQAAGLTTLAGDSTGGPTMPMMPSSWDPDDT
- a CDS encoding cupin domain-containing protein translates to MSLAWLLQPLTVQTFLDEIWATTHYHVKRCNAGYFERLLQGPSVIDELLEYVRPEPSGVRLVRRGEDKDPASYRLADGSLDLTRVRKDFDDGYTVVLNRLEEYVRAIGSLSHAIEVDLNFPTRVNGYITPPGSAGFVPHYDPHDVLILQIQGSKVWYLSTDAVVPPHEMHRPDSVVTPELSSPTELRLEAGDVLYLPRGRVHGAETQSEPSVHLTVGIHAPTVLTLMTHLLHALSLRDDGVHARLPARYLDDAGVRASLVDVVRDILRTVEDPEVVEEGLGAMEEVLARRGRCPPVGQISNAVGIDGDSLVVKYQPLYSRVVADDGGVGLQFAQLLIKVGPEHEAAMQFMSKSTEPFRVRELPGLSAEQQMALARTLVTTGFLVRLLDD